A region of Curvibacter sp. AEP1-3 DNA encodes the following proteins:
- a CDS encoding aldehyde dehydrogenase family protein, with protein MTTQHNNLINGEWLAGTGYAPNLNPSNLADVIGEYAQADVSQLNAAVAAAQKAFPAWSTGGIQARADALDKIGNEILARKEELGTLLSREEGKTRAEGIGEAARAGNIFKFFAGECLRLAGETLPSVRPGIGVEVTREPLGVIGLITPWNFPIAIPAWKIAPALAYGNCVVLKPADLVPGCAWALADIIHRSGIPAGVFNLVMGSGRVIGDALVNHPGITAVSFTGSVGVGQRIAAACAGHMKKVQLEMGGKNPQVVLDDADLNVAVELSVQSAFYSTGQRCTASSRLIVTDKIYPAFIEAMQKRMAAIKVGDALAAGIDIGPVSSQAQLEQDLSYVEIGKLEGATLLTGGERLTRDTEGFYMAPALLVDSTPSMRINREEIFGPVASVIRVKDYDEALAVANDTPFGLSAGIATTSLKYATHFKRHSQAGMVMVNLPTAGVDYHVPFGGRKGSSYGSREQGKYAAEFFTTVKTAYTLA; from the coding sequence ATGACCACCCAACACAACAACCTGATCAACGGCGAATGGCTCGCCGGCACCGGCTACGCGCCCAACCTGAATCCGTCCAACCTCGCAGACGTGATCGGCGAATACGCCCAAGCCGATGTGAGCCAACTCAACGCTGCGGTAGCCGCTGCCCAAAAGGCCTTCCCGGCTTGGTCTACAGGTGGCATCCAGGCCCGCGCCGACGCGCTCGACAAAATCGGCAATGAAATCCTGGCTCGCAAAGAAGAGCTGGGCACCCTGCTCTCCCGCGAAGAGGGAAAGACACGCGCCGAAGGCATTGGCGAAGCTGCCCGTGCCGGCAACATCTTCAAGTTCTTTGCCGGTGAATGCCTGCGCCTGGCCGGTGAAACATTGCCCTCCGTGCGTCCGGGCATCGGGGTGGAAGTCACCCGCGAGCCTTTGGGCGTGATCGGCCTCATCACCCCCTGGAACTTCCCCATCGCCATCCCCGCCTGGAAGATTGCACCTGCACTGGCCTATGGCAACTGCGTGGTGTTGAAGCCCGCAGACCTGGTGCCAGGCTGTGCTTGGGCGCTGGCAGACATCATCCACCGCAGCGGCATTCCTGCAGGTGTGTTCAACCTCGTCATGGGTTCGGGCCGTGTCATTGGCGACGCCTTGGTCAATCACCCCGGCATCACCGCCGTGAGCTTCACCGGCTCCGTGGGTGTGGGCCAGCGCATTGCCGCCGCCTGTGCTGGTCATATGAAAAAGGTCCAGCTCGAAATGGGCGGCAAGAACCCCCAAGTCGTGCTGGACGATGCTGACCTGAATGTGGCTGTTGAGCTCAGCGTGCAAAGTGCCTTCTACTCCACCGGCCAGCGCTGCACCGCGTCCAGCCGCCTGATCGTGACTGACAAGATTTATCCCGCTTTTATCGAAGCCATGCAAAAACGCATGGCCGCCATCAAGGTGGGTGACGCCTTGGCCGCTGGCATCGACATCGGTCCGGTGTCGTCCCAAGCGCAGCTGGAGCAGGACTTGTCGTATGTGGAAATCGGCAAGCTTGAGGGCGCCACGCTGCTCACCGGTGGCGAACGCCTCACGCGCGACACCGAGGGCTTTTACATGGCCCCGGCCCTGCTGGTGGACAGCACCCCGTCCATGCGTATCAACCGCGAAGAAATCTTCGGTCCGGTGGCCAGCGTGATCCGTGTGAAGGACTACGACGAAGCCTTGGCCGTCGCCAATGACACGCCCTTCGGCTTGTCTGCCGGCATTGCCACTACCAGCCTGAAGTACGCCACCCATTTCAAGCGCCACAGCCAGGCCGGCATGGTGATGGTGAACCTGCCCACCG